The Hevea brasiliensis isolate MT/VB/25A 57/8 chromosome 1, ASM3005281v1, whole genome shotgun sequence genome has a window encoding:
- the LOC131183394 gene encoding probable disease resistance protein At5g63020 — protein MGNVVSIQCGDALIGRCWDCVAGQALYVCQLEDNLQELETARDKLRELSNDVMRRVKSEETPQTVQLDRIGGWLSRVDATITEVDSLLNRATLERQKLCLAGCCSKNCKATYMFGKSVSRSLKHVVGLMSEGDFKEVVERTLPEPVVVGNVNPTLGTETTLDEAWSYITGDEVRIVGIYGMGGVGKTTLLTKINNRFATISNNFDVVIWAVVSKDLKPEKIQEQIWKRIGFLDKKWKKKSLHEKAEDIFHVLSRKKFVLLLDDIWRRVDLEEIGVPLPTRQNRCKIVFTTRSCRVGGQMEAEKMIKVEPLAWEEAWALFQKKVGDIDFDIVPLAQDVAKECSGLPIALITIGRAMASKITKEEWEHALEVLRSPASSLPGMEDEVIQDMEVEVFVRLKFSYDGLLSDKVKFCFLYCSLFPEDFEIEKDDLVHYWIYENFCARNEAYSIIGTLVGACLLEEKGRHVKMHDVICDMALLIACKYEKEKYKFFVEAGAQLTRVPEVGKWEVSKRMSLMANSFERIHEVPRCPDLFTLFLSDNRNLSEISDGFFQFMGTLTVLDLSSTNIKKLPVGISKLNSLQYLNLSWTLISQLPIELKMLVNLKYLNLVGNFELNMIPRGVISSLSPLQVLKMYNVGFIWVEKLEDNILREENMLIEELQCLEHLNELSSTIRSVSDLQSYVNAHTLVNCTRALWLNLFPSPQSLNIWWLANMKNLEDIVIIGGSNSEEWRPRQLNDLKEDIL, from the exons ATGGGTAACGTCGTTTCAATTCAATGCGGTGATGCCTTGATCGGTCGTTGCTGGGATTGCGTTGCTGGACAAGCTCTTTATGTATGTCAGCTTGAAGACAATCTTCAAGAACTTGAGACTGCAAGAGATAAATTAAGAGAGCTGAGCAATGATGTGATGCGGAGGGTTAAAAGTGAGGAAACTCCACAAACAGTGCAGCTGGATCGAATTGGAGGATGGCTTTCAAGGGTAGACGCTACCATTACTGAAGTTGATTCTCTCCTCAACAGAGCTACGCTAGAAAGACAGAAATTGTGTCTCGCAGGCTGTTGCTCCAAGAACTGTAAGGCCACCTACATGTTTGGGAAAAGCGTTTCCAGAAGCCTCAAACATGTGGTTGGTTTGATGAGCGAAGGAGATTTTAAGGAAGTGGTTGAGAGGACACTTCCAGAACCAGTGGTAGTAGGAAATGTTAATCCAACATTGGGCACTGAAACTACCTTAGACGAGGCATGGAGCTACATCACGGGAGATGAGGTGAGAATTGTTGGCATATACGGTATGGGGGGAGTCGGTAAAACTACTCTTCTTACTAAAATCAACAACAGATTTGCCACTATATCTAATAATTTTGATGTTGTGATTTGGGCTGTGGTTTCTAAAGATTTGAAACCTGAGAAGATTCAAGAGCAGATTTGGAAAAGAATTGGCTTTTTGGATaagaaatggaaaaagaaaagcctcCATGAGAAAGCGGAAGACATATTTCATGTACTGAGTAGAAAGAAATTTGTATTATTATTAGATGACATATGGCGGCGAGTTGACCTTGAAGAGATTGGGGTTCCTCTACCTACTAGACAAAACAGATGCAAGATAGTATTCACAACACGCTCTTGCAGAGTAGGCGGGCAAATGGAAGCTGAAAAGATGATAAAAGTAGAACCTTTGGCTTGGGAAGAAGCTTGGGCGTTGTTTCAGAAGAAGGTTGGGGATATTGATTTTGATATTGTTCCTCTGGCTCAAGATGTTGCTAAAGAGTGTAGTGGGTTGCCAATCGCACTCATTACCATTGGCAGAGCAATGGCCAGTAAAATTACAAAGGAAGAATGGGAGCATGCTCTTGAGGTACTTAGAAGCCCTGCCTCAAGCTTACCAGGCATGGAGGATGAGGTAATTCAAGACATGGAGGTTGAGGTATTTGTAAGATTGAAGTTTAGTTATGACGGTTTGCTTAGTGATAAAGTTAAATTTTGTTTCTTATATTGTTCCTTATTTCCGGAAGACTTTGAAATTGAGAAAGATGACTTGGTACATTATTGGATTTATGAGAATTTTTGTGCTCGCAATGAGGCATATTCTATAATTGGGACTCTTGTTGGGGCATGTTTATTGGAAGAGAAAGGCCGACATGTGAAAATGCATGATGTGATTTGTGATATGGCTCTGTTGATAGCATGtaaatatgaaaaagaaaaatataagtttTTTGTGGAAGCGGGTGCCCAATTAACTCGAGTACCAGAGGTTGGAAAATGGGAAGTATCAAAGCGGATGTCCTTGATGGCAAACTCCTTCGAGAGAATCCATGAAGTTCCTAGATGTCCTGATCTTTTTACTTTATTTCTCAGCGATAATCGTAATTTGAGTGAGATCAGTGATGGTTTCTTTCAGTTTATGGGTACACTAACCGTTTTAGACCTATCAAGTACTAATATCAAAAAATTGCCGGTAGGAATATCAAAATTGAACTCATTGCAATATCTTAATCTGTCATGGACGTTGATAAGTCAATTGCCAATTGAGTTGAAAATGTTGGTAAATCTGAAATATCTGAACTTGGTGGGTAATTTCGAGCTAAATATGATTCCAAGGGGAGTCATATCCAGTCTATCACCATTGCAAGTTTTGAAAATGTACAACGTTGGTTTTATTTGGGTCGAAAAATTGGAAGATAATATATTGAGGGAAGAGAACATGCTAATAGAGGAGCTACAATGTTTGGAACACTTGAATGAATTGAGCAGTACAATAAGAAGTGTCTCAGATCTCCAGAGTTATGTCAACGCCCACACATTAGTCAACTGTACTCGAGCTCTATGGCTTAATTTGTTTCCAAGTCCACAATCTCTCAACATTTGGTGGTTGGCAAATATGAAGAATCTAGAAGATATTGTTATAATTGGTGGAAGTAATTCAGAAGA GTGGAGGCCTAGGCAACTCAATGATCTCAAGGAAGATATACTTTAA